The [Flavobacterium] thermophilum genome has a segment encoding these proteins:
- the wapA_4 gene encoding Cell wall-associated polypeptide CWBP200 → MRNIRLRRWLVWMVVWALMMSSVPTKGLAETIRSGVDRVAPKEGPPKVPEALKRDLKPGEIIEERTENTKVYYNGDGTFTKKIYFEPIHVKKKDKKYLRKYLLV, encoded by the coding sequence ATGAGAAACATTCGTTTGCGACGATGGTTGGTTTGGATGGTCGTATGGGCTTTGATGATGTCAAGCGTCCCGACAAAGGGACTTGCCGAAACGATCCGATCAGGGGTTGACCGTGTGGCGCCAAAAGAGGGGCCGCCAAAGGTGCCGGAAGCTCTGAAACGTGATCTCAAGCCAGGGGAAATCATAGAGGAAAGAACTGAGAATACAAAGGTTTACTACAACGGCGATGGCACGTTTACCAAGAAGATTTACTTTGAGCCTATTCATGTGAAGAAAAAGGACAAAAAATATTTGAGGAAGTATCTTCTAGTCTAA
- the moaD gene encoding Sulfur carrier protein moaD: MIRLLFFAHLGEQIGEREVMWPNVPETVKKLKDEVEERYGISLGRVMTAVNEEYVRDDSPLHAGDTVAFIPPVSGG; encoded by the coding sequence ATGATCCGTCTATTGTTTTTCGCCCATTTGGGCGAGCAAATCGGCGAGCGGGAAGTGATGTGGCCGAATGTTCCGGAAACGGTGAAAAAACTGAAAGACGAAGTGGAAGAGCGCTACGGCATCTCGCTCGGGCGCGTCATGACAGCGGTCAACGAGGAGTATGTCCGCGACGACTCGCCGCTTCATGCCGGCGACACGGTCGCCTTTATTCCACCGGTAAGCGGAGGATGA
- the moaE gene encoding Molybdopterin synthase catalytic subunit: MTEPLFVITDRPISVEDVMKKVMRPEAGAVAVFAGTVREWTNGKRTLFLQYEAYVSMAEKMLAQIGAEIAEKWPGAKTAITHRIGRLKIGDIAVVIAVSSPHRAEAYEANRYAIERIKQIVPIWKKEQWEDGSAWVGDQLETTAYPSGKPEVKEE, encoded by the coding sequence ATGACAGAACCGTTGTTTGTCATTACCGATAGGCCGATTTCGGTCGAGGATGTGATGAAAAAAGTGATGCGCCCGGAAGCGGGGGCGGTTGCTGTCTTTGCCGGGACGGTGCGCGAATGGACGAACGGCAAGCGGACGCTCTTTTTGCAATATGAGGCGTACGTGTCGATGGCCGAGAAAATGCTCGCGCAAATCGGGGCGGAAATTGCGGAGAAATGGCCAGGGGCGAAAACCGCCATCACCCACCGGATCGGGCGGCTTAAGATCGGCGACATCGCCGTCGTCATCGCGGTTTCCTCGCCGCACCGCGCCGAAGCGTATGAGGCGAACCGCTATGCCATTGAGCGGATCAAGCAAATCGTGCCGATTTGGAAAAAAGAGCAATGGGAGGACGGAAGCGCCTGGGTGGGCGACCAGCTTGAAACAACGGCGTATCCGTCCGGAAAACCGGAGGTGAAAGAGGAATGA
- the mobB gene encoding Molybdopterin-guanine dinucleotide biosynthesis protein B: MNVWQVVGYKHSGKTTLMEKWVAAAVREGWRVGTVKHHGHGGEPARPEGVDSVRHERAGAVATAVEGDGLLQLHLRRPLWRLDDVLALYAPLQLDLVLVEGYKQERHPKVVLVRSEEDWTSLQHLADIRAVIAWVPLEGPLAHPVFSLADDDEYIPWLMNEVRTRT; encoded by the coding sequence ATGAACGTCTGGCAAGTCGTCGGCTATAAACATAGCGGCAAAACGACGCTGATGGAAAAATGGGTGGCGGCCGCGGTCCGGGAAGGATGGCGCGTCGGAACGGTGAAGCATCACGGCCATGGCGGCGAGCCGGCACGGCCGGAAGGCGTCGATTCCGTCCGCCACGAGCGGGCTGGGGCGGTGGCAACGGCGGTGGAAGGAGACGGGCTTTTGCAGCTTCATCTCCGCCGCCCGTTGTGGCGGTTGGATGATGTGTTGGCGCTTTATGCGCCGCTTCAGCTTGATCTTGTGTTGGTGGAGGGCTACAAACAAGAACGGCACCCGAAAGTCGTGCTTGTCCGTTCCGAGGAAGATTGGACGTCGCTTCAGCACCTCGCCGACATTCGCGCCGTCATCGCCTGGGTGCCGCTCGAAGGGCCGCTAGCGCACCCGGTGTTTTCGCTGGCCGATGATGACGAATATATTCCATGGCTCATGAACGAGGTGAGAACACGAACATGA
- the moeA gene encoding Molybdopterin molybdenumtransferase: protein MVERRTPIPVSEAIDRVMRYAGVGEEETVPLRQSYGRYLAEDLRADHDVPPFDRSPYDGFAIRAADSEGAGLDHPVEFEVIETIGAGQVAKQPVGPFQAVRLMTGAQIPQGCDAVVMLELAKQYERDGKTYMAIKRPFRPGDNISFQGEDAKKGQPLVEKGTRINPGVAALLATFGYAEVKVAKKPRIGIFATGSELLDVSEPLVPGKIRNSNAYMIEAQVFKSGAEPIYFGQLADDLDACFHAVRQALDQVDMLITTGGVSVGDFDYLPAIYKRLGANVLFNKIAMRPGSVTTVAEWNGKLLFGLSGNPSACYVGYELFVRPVVRTRLFSPKPYLKKVKATLGADFPKPNPFTRFVRSRVEAVDGRLVVKPVGMDKSNIVTSLAFANALMVLPGGTRGFAVGDEVDVWLLDDDEGSSE, encoded by the coding sequence ATGGTCGAAAGACGAACCCCGATTCCTGTATCGGAAGCGATCGATCGGGTGATGCGTTATGCCGGAGTGGGAGAAGAGGAAACAGTGCCGCTTCGCCAGTCGTATGGCCGCTATTTGGCCGAAGATTTGCGTGCTGACCATGACGTGCCGCCGTTTGACCGCTCGCCGTATGACGGATTTGCCATTCGCGCCGCCGACTCGGAAGGAGCGGGACTTGACCATCCGGTCGAGTTTGAAGTCATTGAAACGATCGGCGCCGGGCAAGTGGCGAAGCAGCCCGTCGGCCCGTTTCAAGCGGTGCGCTTGATGACCGGGGCGCAAATTCCCCAAGGATGCGATGCGGTCGTCATGTTGGAGCTCGCCAAACAGTACGAGCGGGATGGAAAAACGTATATGGCCATTAAACGCCCGTTCCGCCCTGGCGACAACATTTCGTTTCAAGGGGAAGATGCGAAAAAAGGGCAGCCGCTTGTCGAAAAAGGAACGCGCATCAATCCCGGGGTGGCGGCGCTCTTGGCGACGTTCGGCTACGCCGAAGTGAAGGTGGCGAAAAAGCCGCGGATTGGCATTTTTGCGACTGGAAGCGAACTGCTCGACGTCTCTGAACCGCTTGTGCCGGGAAAAATCCGCAACAGCAACGCCTACATGATCGAGGCGCAGGTGTTCAAAAGCGGCGCCGAGCCGATTTATTTCGGCCAGCTGGCCGACGACCTCGATGCGTGTTTTCACGCTGTGCGCCAGGCGCTCGATCAAGTGGACATGCTCATTACGACCGGCGGCGTCTCGGTCGGGGATTTCGATTATTTGCCCGCCATTTACAAGCGGCTCGGAGCGAACGTCTTGTTTAACAAAATCGCCATGCGCCCGGGAAGCGTGACGACCGTCGCGGAGTGGAATGGCAAGCTGCTGTTCGGTTTGTCGGGCAACCCGTCGGCGTGCTACGTCGGCTATGAACTGTTTGTCCGCCCGGTCGTGCGGACGCGCTTGTTTTCCCCCAAGCCGTATTTGAAAAAAGTGAAGGCCACGCTCGGCGCCGATTTTCCGAAGCCGAACCCGTTCACCCGCTTCGTGCGCAGCCGGGTCGAGGCGGTTGACGGTCGGCTTGTCGTGAAGCCGGTCGGCATGGACAAGTCGAACATCGTCACCTCGCTAGCGTTCGCGAACGCCTTGATGGTGCTGCCGGGCGGAACGAGAGGGTTTGCGGTTGGCGATGAGGTGGACGTATGGCTTTTGGATGACGATGAGGGGTCAAGCGAATGA
- the mcpA_1 gene encoding H1: MWALVKGRQWKEEKTELERQLAEMKDELTRQKEAIHETVAGLLGELQDIVHQHEVVNGQHHVLGQLVDRTKEKVDNVSTLSKSSYAISDRLCEQGNALAETAGQMVAAAKEGIRMSEEMEQAMGRLGSEMETTSAAMHRLRGRSQEIEQIVKVIKEIAGQTNLIALNASIEAARAGEHGKGFSVVAAEVRKLAEHTADSTETIHQLTDAVQQEIERSLEQTEAISSLIETVVQMSIHTARKWSAMMELIDQVENRAQDVLNYIQEQYRYADKVRKELEQSAALFGETREMILRHIADASVVDEKLAEGIKQLQQWQQR; encoded by the coding sequence ATGTGGGCGTTGGTGAAGGGAAGGCAGTGGAAGGAGGAAAAAACAGAACTGGAGCGGCAACTCGCTGAGATGAAAGACGAGCTCACGAGACAAAAGGAAGCCATTCATGAGACGGTGGCCGGTTTGCTTGGGGAGTTGCAGGACATCGTTCACCAGCATGAAGTGGTCAACGGGCAACACCATGTATTAGGCCAACTCGTTGATCGAACGAAAGAAAAAGTCGATAATGTCAGTACGCTCAGCAAGTCATCATATGCGATTTCCGACCGTCTGTGCGAACAAGGGAACGCGTTGGCGGAGACAGCGGGCCAGATGGTCGCAGCCGCAAAAGAAGGTATCCGCATGTCGGAAGAAATGGAGCAGGCGATGGGGCGGCTCGGCAGTGAGATGGAAACGACATCGGCCGCGATGCATCGGTTGCGCGGCCGCTCGCAAGAAATTGAACAAATTGTGAAAGTGATCAAAGAAATCGCTGGCCAGACGAATTTGATCGCGTTAAACGCCTCGATCGAAGCCGCTCGCGCCGGGGAGCATGGCAAAGGGTTTTCCGTCGTCGCCGCTGAAGTGAGGAAATTGGCTGAGCATACGGCGGACAGCACGGAAACGATTCACCAGCTAACCGATGCCGTGCAGCAGGAAATCGAGCGGTCGCTAGAGCAAACGGAAGCCATTTCATCTTTGATCGAAACGGTTGTCCAAATGAGCATCCATACAGCTCGCAAATGGTCGGCGATGATGGAGCTGATCGATCAAGTCGAAAATCGAGCCCAAGACGTGCTAAACTATATTCAGGAACAATACCGCTATGCGGATAAAGTGAGGAAAGAGCTCGAACAGTCCGCCGCTTTGTTTGGCGAAACGCGGGAGATGATTTTGCGGCATATTGCCGATGCGAGCGTCGTTGATGAAAAGTTGGCAGAAGGCATAAAACAGCTGCAACAATGGCAACAACGTTGA
- the scdA gene encoding Cell wall-related protein ScdA: MEQRFTEQSLIGDIVTQFPKAADLFKARRIDFCCGGQRPLKEAIEELGLDGEALLRELNTLYAEAQNKPAGNWGEAPLADLVDHIINTHHRYLNEELPQLSPYVTKVLRVHGMHHPHLSRVHKLFHELKTELEQHLIKEETGAFPLILQFADNPSPENREAVERAVRELVNEHDAAGDLMKEIREITNDFTPPEDACGTYRLVYNRLAALEDDLFTHIHLENNILFPRVLAAVKA; this comes from the coding sequence ATGGAACAGCGGTTTACTGAACAATCATTGATTGGCGATATTGTCACTCAATTTCCGAAAGCGGCTGATTTGTTTAAAGCGCGGCGCATCGATTTTTGCTGCGGCGGACAGCGTCCGTTAAAAGAAGCGATCGAAGAGCTCGGACTTGATGGCGAAGCGCTTCTTCGCGAGCTGAACACCCTTTACGCGGAAGCGCAAAACAAACCGGCCGGAAACTGGGGCGAAGCGCCGCTAGCCGACTTGGTCGATCATATCATCAACACGCACCACCGCTATTTGAACGAGGAACTGCCGCAGCTCAGCCCGTATGTCACGAAAGTATTGCGCGTGCACGGCATGCACCATCCGCATCTTTCCCGCGTGCATAAACTGTTTCATGAGTTAAAAACAGAACTCGAGCAGCATCTCATTAAAGAGGAAACGGGAGCGTTCCCGCTCATTTTGCAATTTGCCGACAACCCATCGCCGGAGAACCGGGAGGCGGTCGAGCGAGCCGTCCGCGAACTGGTCAATGAACATGACGCAGCCGGCGATTTGATGAAAGAAATTCGTGAAATCACAAACGACTTCACCCCGCCAGAAGACGCGTGCGGCACGTATCGCCTCGTCTACAACCGGCTGGCCGCGCTTGAAGACGATTTGTTTACCCACATCCATTTGGAAAACAACATCCTCTTCCCGCGCGTGTTGGCGGCGGTGAAGGCATAA
- the moaA_1 gene encoding Molybdenum cofactor biosynthesis protein A — protein MSERNRTNVMDRLSRPLRDLRLSVIDQCNFRCVYCMPAEVFGPNFRFLAEGELLTVEEMALLSECFVELGVEKIRLTGGEPLLRRDLDALIARLSAIPSLRDIGLTTNGVHLVKWAQRLKAAGLKRVNVSLDALDDDIFRKMNGIGVGVAPVLKGIEAARAAGLGVKVNMVVKKGWNDSQIVPMAAYFKEQGIPLRLIEFMDVGTTNGWDYSHVVTKKEMYEQINAMHPLEPVEKAYFGEVASRYRYVGTEVEVGFIASVTETFCRSCTRARISADGKLYTCLFASKGVSLKDNLRAGATKEELKSLITAVWNQRTDRYSEERTEETAKQRTKIEMSYIGG, from the coding sequence ATGAGCGAGCGCAACCGAACGAACGTCATGGACCGCCTGTCCCGCCCGCTTCGCGACTTGCGGTTATCAGTGATCGACCAATGCAATTTTCGCTGCGTCTATTGCATGCCGGCCGAAGTGTTCGGGCCGAATTTTCGCTTTTTGGCGGAAGGCGAGCTGTTGACGGTCGAGGAAATGGCGCTTCTTTCGGAATGCTTTGTCGAGCTTGGCGTCGAAAAAATCCGCTTGACGGGCGGCGAACCGCTCTTAAGGCGCGATCTAGACGCGCTCATTGCGCGGTTGTCTGCGATTCCCAGCCTGCGCGATATCGGCTTGACGACCAACGGCGTCCATTTAGTGAAATGGGCGCAGCGGCTGAAAGCAGCCGGGCTAAAGCGCGTCAACGTCAGCTTGGATGCGTTGGATGATGACATTTTCCGCAAAATGAACGGCATCGGCGTCGGCGTCGCCCCGGTGTTAAAAGGCATCGAAGCCGCCCGGGCGGCAGGGCTCGGCGTCAAGGTGAACATGGTCGTCAAAAAAGGGTGGAACGACTCGCAAATCGTGCCGATGGCGGCCTATTTCAAAGAACAAGGCATTCCGCTCCGCCTCATTGAATTTATGGACGTCGGTACAACGAACGGCTGGGATTACTCCCATGTTGTGACGAAAAAAGAGATGTATGAACAAATCAACGCCATGCATCCGCTCGAACCGGTTGAAAAAGCGTACTTCGGCGAAGTGGCGAGCCGCTATCGCTACGTCGGCACGGAGGTGGAAGTCGGCTTTATCGCCTCAGTGACAGAAACGTTTTGCCGTAGCTGCACGCGGGCGCGCATTTCTGCGGACGGGAAGCTGTATACGTGTTTGTTTGCCTCGAAGGGCGTATCGTTGAAAGACAATCTGAGAGCTGGGGCGACGAAAGAGGAACTGAAGTCGTTGATCACCGCGGTTTGGAACCAGCGGACAGATCGCTATTCAGAAGAACGGACGGAAGAAACGGCGAAACAACGGACGAAAATTGAAATGTCGTATATCGGTGGGTAA
- the modB gene encoding Molybdenum transport system permease protein modB produces MTSFWSPVWLSIKVSLLAGLIVAVLGTAAAKRMARRRFRGKTVVETVFMLPLVLPPSVVGFLLVVLFGRHSPIGQWIEASFHTTVLFTPGAAVMAAVVVSFPLMYQAAKTGLEAVDPTIEGAARIDGANERQVFWHISLPLARHALLSGAVLSFARSLGEFGATLMFAGNIPGKTQTIPTAVYMAMESGRMELAWAWVAVTIGLSFSLLVFATKLGRLRE; encoded by the coding sequence ATGACATCGTTTTGGTCACCGGTTTGGTTATCGATCAAAGTATCGCTCCTCGCCGGCTTGATTGTCGCGGTCTTAGGGACAGCGGCGGCGAAGCGGATGGCGCGCCGCCGGTTTCGCGGCAAGACGGTGGTAGAGACGGTGTTTATGTTGCCGCTCGTGTTGCCGCCGTCGGTCGTCGGTTTTTTGCTCGTCGTCTTGTTTGGCCGACATAGCCCCATCGGCCAGTGGATCGAGGCGTCGTTTCATACGACCGTACTGTTTACGCCCGGTGCCGCGGTGATGGCCGCCGTGGTCGTGTCATTCCCGCTCATGTATCAGGCGGCCAAAACCGGGCTCGAAGCGGTCGATCCAACCATTGAAGGAGCGGCGCGCATCGATGGGGCGAATGAGCGCCAAGTCTTTTGGCATATTTCGCTGCCGCTTGCCAGACACGCACTATTATCTGGAGCGGTGCTGTCGTTTGCCCGCAGCCTCGGGGAGTTTGGCGCAACACTCATGTTTGCCGGCAATATTCCAGGAAAAACGCAAACGATCCCGACCGCCGTCTATATGGCCATGGAATCGGGGCGAATGGAGTTAGCGTGGGCATGGGTGGCGGTCACGATCGGATTGTCATTCAGTTTATTGGTCTTTGCGACGAAACTCGGTCGTTTACGAGAATAA
- the ntcA_2 gene encoding Nitrogen-responsive regulatory protein, with protein MERQSQLVEKRDFSLLRSWLQSSKKVIPLRKHSFLFQEGMPANELYLILSGKVQVSKIGPDGKEMCFRICGSGEIVGELTLFTNDPRYLLTAKVIEPGEAAVMNKNELEEQLLINPTLTLEYMRWMSKHARRTQTKFRDLMMNGKKGALYSTLIRLCNSYGVPLEDGSIFIDVTLKNQDLANFCGTTRESVNRMLNALKQEGIISMKRGKITVHDLNYLKAEIQCEDCPADICCIE; from the coding sequence ATGGAACGGCAAAGCCAACTAGTGGAGAAACGCGATTTTTCCCTCTTGCGCTCGTGGCTGCAATCGTCGAAAAAAGTGATTCCGCTTCGCAAACATTCGTTTTTGTTTCAAGAAGGGATGCCGGCCAATGAGCTGTATTTGATTCTTTCCGGTAAAGTGCAAGTAAGCAAAATTGGCCCGGACGGAAAAGAAATGTGTTTCCGCATTTGTGGAAGCGGGGAAATTGTCGGCGAGCTGACGCTGTTTACGAACGACCCGCGCTATTTATTGACCGCCAAAGTGATTGAACCGGGCGAGGCAGCGGTGATGAATAAAAACGAACTCGAAGAGCAGTTGCTGATCAATCCCACCCTTACCCTTGAATATATGCGCTGGATGAGCAAGCATGCCCGGCGGACGCAGACGAAGTTTCGCGACTTGATGATGAACGGCAAAAAAGGGGCGCTCTATTCGACGCTCATTCGCCTATGCAACAGCTATGGCGTCCCGCTTGAAGATGGGAGTATTTTCATTGATGTGACGTTAAAAAACCAAGACTTAGCCAACTTTTGCGGCACGACACGCGAGAGCGTCAATCGGATGCTCAACGCCTTAAAACAGGAAGGGATTATCTCGATGAAGCGGGGGAAAATTACGGTTCATGATTTAAACTATTTGAAAGCGGAAATCCAATGTGAAGATTGCCCGGCGGATATTTGCTGCATTGAGTGA
- the narT_2 gene encoding Probable nitrate transporter narT: MNKQKALLPITTLAMTFSFAVWAVFSPLASTFQEMYGLTSTQKSILVAIPVLLGSIMRLPLGIWTDRIGGRRLFSLLLLFLIVPLIGAGFADSYAMLLFWAFFIGMAGTSFAISVTFVSRLTPPEKQGTALGINAMGNFGTAVASFSVPSIAAAFGVSWAFWGMIIPVVVMLILVWFFTPDMPKPKQQKTMRESLSVLKYKHTWTLSLFYFVTFGAFVAFGIYLPSLLVDLYGLTPVDAGMRAAGFTVLATLARPVGGYLGDKIGAERVLTFVYAGMTIGALTIVFGMENIWVMTAACLFVAVMSGLGNGAVFKLVPQLFPAETGAVTGLVGAWGGLGGFFPPILMGIIKDVTGSYVLGFMLLSLFTLICFLLNRIVFGKKAGESAKRYAS; the protein is encoded by the coding sequence ATGAATAAACAAAAGGCGCTGCTGCCGATCACAACATTGGCCATGACGTTTTCATTCGCGGTTTGGGCCGTCTTTTCGCCGCTGGCGAGCACGTTTCAAGAAATGTACGGGCTGACATCGACGCAAAAAAGCATTTTAGTCGCCATTCCGGTGCTGCTCGGCTCGATCATGCGTTTGCCGCTTGGCATTTGGACGGACCGGATCGGCGGACGAAGGCTGTTTTCGCTGCTGCTCCTGTTTTTAATCGTTCCGCTCATCGGCGCAGGGTTTGCGGATTCGTATGCGATGCTTCTGTTTTGGGCGTTTTTCATCGGTATGGCCGGGACGTCGTTCGCGATCTCGGTAACGTTCGTGTCGCGCTTGACTCCGCCGGAAAAGCAAGGAACAGCGCTCGGGATTAACGCGATGGGCAACTTCGGCACAGCGGTCGCCAGTTTTTCGGTTCCATCGATCGCTGCCGCTTTCGGCGTTTCGTGGGCGTTTTGGGGAATGATCATCCCCGTTGTCGTCATGCTTATTCTCGTTTGGTTTTTCACACCGGATATGCCGAAGCCAAAACAACAAAAAACGATGCGCGAATCGCTGTCGGTGTTGAAATACAAACATACGTGGACGTTGTCGCTGTTTTACTTCGTCACATTCGGAGCATTTGTCGCCTTTGGCATTTACTTGCCGTCGCTCCTTGTTGACTTGTATGGGTTGACGCCAGTGGATGCTGGGATGCGCGCGGCTGGGTTTACTGTACTCGCTACGCTTGCGCGGCCAGTCGGCGGCTATCTTGGCGATAAAATCGGAGCTGAACGGGTGTTGACGTTCGTCTACGCTGGAATGACAATCGGCGCCTTGACGATCGTATTTGGAATGGAAAACATTTGGGTGATGACAGCGGCTTGTTTGTTTGTGGCCGTGATGTCTGGGCTGGGCAACGGTGCGGTGTTCAAACTCGTGCCGCAGCTGTTCCCAGCCGAAACGGGCGCCGTCACCGGCCTTGTCGGCGCCTGGGGCGGACTGGGCGGCTTTTTCCCGCCGATTTTAATGGGCATCATCAAAGATGTGACTGGTTCTTACGTGCTCGGGTTTATGCTTCTCAGCCTGTTTACCTTGATCTGCTTCTTATTGAATCGAATCGTCTTCGGCAAAAAAGCCGGCGAATCGGCGAAACGGTACGCATCGTAA
- a CDS encoding ABC-type transport system involved in multi-copper enzyme maturation, permease component, with translation MKASKEERWANDVFSYVKRWSERLKVGALDEKKRARGANSAFSAIVKKELADYLTSWRMIILIALILLTCFGSLYTAMTTIRDALDSSEEAKEIAKGAYLFLKLFTVSDGTLPSFLTFVSFLGPLLGIALGFDAINSERNRGTLSRLMAQPIPRDYVINGKFVAALLLNAVLFLSLGLLVMALGILVLGIPPTFEEFARMVCFLLLCLVYIAFWLNLGILFSVVFRQAATSALSSMAVWLFFNLFYSMIVEVFAKSFLQSDAITSVEQAVGRQELVLGLMRLSPSYLFNESTTALLSPDVRTLGIVTVEQTAGAVAAPLPFSQSLLLIWPQATALIAATLICFAVAYWLFMRQEIRASG, from the coding sequence GTGAAGGCCAGTAAGGAAGAGCGATGGGCAAACGATGTTTTTTCATATGTGAAAAGATGGAGCGAACGGCTGAAGGTGGGTGCGCTTGATGAGAAGAAACGAGCAAGAGGGGCAAACAGCGCCTTTTCGGCCATTGTCAAAAAAGAACTGGCCGATTATTTGACGAGTTGGCGCATGATCATTTTAATCGCCCTCATCTTGCTTACTTGCTTCGGCTCGCTGTATACGGCGATGACGACAATCCGGGACGCGTTGGATTCCTCGGAAGAGGCCAAGGAAATCGCGAAAGGCGCCTACTTGTTTCTAAAATTATTCACCGTCTCGGACGGAACGTTGCCTTCGTTTCTGACGTTTGTCAGCTTTCTCGGGCCGCTGCTCGGCATCGCCCTTGGATTTGACGCCATCAATTCGGAGCGGAATCGGGGGACGTTAAGCCGGCTCATGGCCCAGCCGATTCCGCGCGATTATGTGATCAACGGCAAGTTTGTCGCTGCGCTGTTGTTGAATGCTGTTTTGTTTCTTTCGCTCGGCCTGCTCGTGATGGCGTTGGGCATTTTGGTCTTGGGGATTCCGCCTACTTTCGAAGAGTTTGCCCGCATGGTTTGCTTTTTGTTGTTATGTCTTGTGTATATCGCCTTTTGGCTGAATCTCGGCATTTTGTTTTCCGTCGTCTTCCGCCAGGCGGCGACATCCGCGTTGTCGTCGATGGCCGTTTGGCTGTTTTTCAATCTTTTCTACTCGATGATCGTGGAAGTGTTTGCGAAATCGTTTTTGCAGTCTGACGCCATTACGTCCGTCGAGCAGGCGGTCGGCCGTCAAGAGTTGGTGCTTGGTCTCATGAGATTGTCGCCGAGCTACTTGTTCAATGAATCAACAACCGCCTTGCTTTCGCCGGACGTCCGAACGCTAGGGATCGTCACGGTGGAGCAAACGGCCGGCGCTGTTGCGGCCCCCTTGCCGTTCTCGCAAAGTTTGCTGCTCATTTGGCCGCAGGCGACCGCGCTCATTGCCGCCACCCTCATCTGCTTTGCGGTCGCGTACTGGTTGTTTATGAGGCAGGAGATACGGGCGAGTGGGTGA
- the drrA_2 gene encoding Daunorubicin/doxorubicin resistance ATP-binding protein DrrA yields the protein MAAPAVIELDNLCKTYGDHRAVDHLSLSIQKGEIFGLLGPNGAGKTTTILMMLGLTEPTSGMVRVCGIDPVRNPIDVKRKVGYLPDDVGFYHHMTGLENLLYTAALNGIPRAEAEKRAWELLEKVDLTDAARKKAGTYSRGMRQRLGLADVLMKRPEVIILDEPTLGIDPEGVRELLRLIRDLSRHEGITVLLSSHQLHHVQKICDRVGLFVGGRLLAEGNIERLAQQLFLQDAYVIHVVASPLDASLRSKIEAIPGVNKVEQTEDGWDVYCQTDVSAAISQTIIESGSSLFHLSRRDFGLDEIYHRYFEGRDVREGQ from the coding sequence ATGGCAGCACCCGCTGTCATCGAGCTTGACAACTTGTGCAAAACGTATGGCGACCATCGGGCGGTTGACCATTTGTCGCTTTCCATTCAAAAAGGGGAAATTTTTGGCCTCCTTGGCCCGAACGGGGCCGGAAAGACGACGACGATTTTGATGATGCTCGGGCTCACCGAGCCGACGTCCGGCATGGTTAGGGTATGCGGGATCGATCCAGTGCGAAATCCCATTGACGTTAAACGGAAAGTCGGGTACTTGCCGGATGATGTCGGCTTTTACCATCACATGACAGGCTTGGAGAACTTGTTGTATACGGCAGCGTTAAACGGCATTCCCCGCGCCGAGGCGGAAAAGCGGGCGTGGGAGCTGCTCGAGAAGGTGGACTTGACGGATGCGGCCCGCAAGAAAGCGGGGACATACTCGCGGGGAATGAGGCAGCGGCTCGGCTTGGCCGATGTGTTGATGAAGCGCCCGGAAGTGATCATTTTGGATGAGCCGACGTTGGGCATCGACCCTGAGGGAGTGCGCGAGCTGCTTCGGCTGATCCGCGATTTGAGCCGCCATGAAGGCATCACGGTCCTGCTGTCCTCGCACCAATTGCACCATGTGCAGAAAATTTGCGACCGAGTCGGCTTGTTCGTGGGCGGCCGATTGTTGGCCGAAGGGAATATCGAACGCCTGGCGCAACAGCTGTTTTTGCAGGATGCCTATGTCATCCATGTGGTTGCTTCGCCGCTTGACGCTTCCTTACGGTCCAAAATCGAGGCGATTCCGGGCGTCAATAAAGTGGAGCAAACGGAAGATGGATGGGATGTGTATTGCCAAACGGATGTGAGCGCCGCCATCAGCCAGACGATCATCGAATCAGGATCTTCGCTGTTCCATCTCAGCCGGCGGGATTTTGGACTTGATGAGATTTATCACCGCTATTTTGAAGGGAGGGATGTACGTGAAGGCCAGTAA